The DNA segment AGCTTCTGACAATCGCACGACATGGGTTGCTTTCGAAAAGTACTCGTCCAAGGCTTGGTTAAATGAGCTACAGGGCTTATTCTTCAGTTCTTCGTATCTTTTCAATCTGATCGGAGTTGCATCAACCCAGTCGCCCTCCTCATTAATGACAATCACCGGGTTGAATTCTCCTTCTCGAAGCACGGACAAGATCGTTTGGAGCTCGTTGAAAATCGCATCGATCTGTTTTGGTGACAACTGTTCGCAGGGAATATTCTTATCTAGATTCGCTCTTAGCAACACTTCTTCGGCGTATGTCCCGCCGATGCTAAGAAATCTGGCAAGTCCTCGCACAGTTTCCAGCGCACCGTGATTCTTTAGCTCGTCTAATTGAACGCGGGTTAATGCAAGTGGATTTCTGCCGCTTGGGGGCGCTTGTTGAAACTGCTCATTTCTATGTATGTTGCGGTCTCTCATTTTCTTGTACGTCATCGCGGCGACAATAGCGCCTTGGGGGCTTGTCAGGATTATGTTTCCGTCTCCAAATAACTCGACAAAGAGCTGCATCACACCCTGCCTTGAGTGTATCTTGAAAGTGATGCTTCGTTCAAATTCGTGTTGCTCAACGCCCACGATTGTGCTACCGTTCAAATACTTTCTTAGCGTCATACAGAAAACTGGCGGTTCAAGAGGCTTCTCTTGGACATAGACTGTTTGATGAACTCTTTTGCCCGCCTCGACCAAGAGCTGCATCGCAGGCTGATTAGGCATGTGCAGTCTGAGCAAGAGCACTTTGGAGCCAGTTTGGTAGATATTTTCTATTCGACCGTATTTGACGGTTTGATTAAGCTCACGAACTATAACTGCAACGTCAAAGCTGGTCATCTCACGCTTCAAACTCGGTCGGCTTCTCCTCGAAACATTCGACATTAATGCCTTTACTATAGGCAAGCATAAGGTTTAACTCTAAATCTCAAAATAAAGGTTGACAAAAGGTGAAGCATAATGCCAGAGAAACTAGTTATGAAAGTCGATAAACCACATTTTACCGTGAAGCTTCACGACGATCTGCTTGAAGTCGACCTGAAGAACGGCGCCAAGAAAGAACTTGAAGAAGCAGTTGAGGCCAGTCCTATTCTTAGAGAAAGCCTAGGCGTCCTATTCCAAACCATTGTGCCCTTAGACATACCTTTGAAAGATATAGACACGGTGAAAATTGACAAAAAAGGTCAGCTCAAAGTGCTCATTCCACTACGAAGAGACATTACCATTCCCTTAGACCCCAACGAATCCAAGAAACTTGCCGAGAAGCTAAACCAGCTAATACCTTCAGCCAAAGAGAGAGATGCAAAACGAAGAAAAGTAATCGAAGAAGCAGAAGACAGGCCGAAACGCAAAATGGAAGAGCCTGTTTGAAGTAACCCAGCCCTAGAGTTCTCACGTTTTCCGAGGAAAAATGGTTTGATCAAAGGTTTAGACCACATCGCCATAGCCGTAAACAAAATAGAGGACGCATTGCTGGTTTTCGAACGTACATTTGGCTTGAAGCTTGAAAAGACCAAAACCGTTGACCAGCAAAAAGTGAAAATCGCAATTCTCCGTGCTGGGCAGACCAAGATCGAGCTGCTGGAGCCAACGGACCCTGAAAGCACCGTTGCCAAATTCCTAGCTTCGCGAGGCGAAGGCATCCACCACATTGCCTTGGAAGTGTCTGACATGGAAAACCATCTAAAAGCACTAAAAGACAAAGGCATAGACCTCATCGACGACAAGCCTAGGCTAGGCGCTGAAGCACGAAAAATCGCTTTCATACATCCAAAAAGCACGAAAAACGTGTTAATAGAGCTAGTTGAACACTAGCTCTAAGATACTTCTGCAGCTACGGTGCCGCAATCTCCATTACCGTCAGCGTTCTGTCCAGTATCGCTGGGGAGCCGTTTTCCCTCAGAAACTGCACTTCAACGGTATGTTGCCCAGCACTTAGATTATCAGTTAGGAATTCAATGTGTCCCGGCATGTTGAAAATTCCACTTGCAGGCGCTAGCGACGAGCACTTGACTACACTGCTGTTACTGACATTGTCTACAACTAATCTCACCCAAATCGATCCAGGTGAAGTCAGATAGACCGTGCTTGAGAATTCCGCGAATATTCTTGAATTCGCTTGAACGTTGATCGTCAGCTTCATGGATGAATCAAACGTCGACATGTTGAACCACTGCATCAACGAAAAGCCACTCACGTCAGCCTGCGTAACATTTCTGACCCGAAGAATCTGTAGAACCGCATCCGTCCCATTTACACGTGGAACGCCTTGTGAACCAGTAGGTCCCTGTGAGCCTTGCACGCCCTGCGAACCTGTGTCACCTTGCGGACCTTGCGACCCTTCAGGTCCCTGAGGACCTTGCACTCCGTGCAGTCCTTGTTCTCCAATAGGACCTTGAGGACCTGTAATGTCTACTAGTGGTGCGATTAAAGCGGCGCCTAGGATACCGCCGAGAAGCCCGATTACCAATGCTAGGACAACCAATTTCCATGTTGTATTGCTTTCTAATGCCAATTTCAAAACCCTCCTGTTTCCTGAGATGGGAAATTGATAAAAGGATTATGAACCGCAAATCCGTATGGCCAGCCGACGCCAAAGTTGGGAGTCGCAGAGTATGACAAGAACTTTCCAGAGGACAGAAAGGATGAACCCGTCAAAAGTCAAGGAACACCTGCAAACCAAGACTTTGGGTCGACGCGGTCTGTATTTCCGGCAATTGACTTCCACCAATGAAATCGCCAAAGGATTGGCTCGCAGAGGCTTGAGAGAAGGCGCCATCATTGTGGCTGAAACTCAAACAAGTGGGAAAGGTAGACTTGGACGAGAATGGACATCTCCAGAAGGCGGACTTTGGCTTTCCGTAATGCTTCGACCAAATGTGCAGTCTAGACATGCAGCTAAATTGACTTTGCTGGCTTCTGTTGCAGTGGCAAAAACAATTAGCAAACTGTATGGGCTCAGGGCTGAGGTCAAATGGCCAAACGACGTTCTACTCGACCAAAAAAAAGTGTGCGGTATACTTACAGAAGGCGAGATTCAAGGCCATAATATTGACTTTGCCGTTTTGGGGGTTGGCATCAACGCAAACATTAGTCTTAAGGCTCTTCCGGAGCATCTCAGACATTCAGCGACAACACTAAAGTATCAGCTGAAAAAGGAAATATCGCGTGAGACTTTGTTGTGCGAACTGCTCAAGGAAACCGAGTTTTATTACGACTTGTTCGGGAAAGGAGAGTTTGAAGCCATACTGAGTGATTGGCGTCGTCTCGCCAGTTTCCTAGGCTCCATTGTGGAAATCACAGGAGGCGAAGAGACGGTTCGAGGCTTGGCAACAGACATAGACGAAAACGGAGCCTTGGTGATAAGACTTGAAGATCAAACCGTGCAGAGGGTGACATCAGGAGACATGAGGATTATCCGAAAGGAACACCCAGAATTCATTGATGAGTAACTAAGCTCTCTTCCTTTCCGCCTCGCGTTTGCTTTAGGCTTGTCTTTTGCTCTTTTTCTTAGCCAAACGGGTTCCACAGCGTTTCTACGTAACACATATGAGGC comes from the Candidatus Bathyarchaeia archaeon genome and includes:
- a CDS encoding biotin--[acetyl-CoA-carboxylase] ligase, translating into MTRTFQRTERMNPSKVKEHLQTKTLGRRGLYFRQLTSTNEIAKGLARRGLREGAIIVAETQTSGKGRLGREWTSPEGGLWLSVMLRPNVQSRHAAKLTLLASVAVAKTISKLYGLRAEVKWPNDVLLDQKKVCGILTEGEIQGHNIDFAVLGVGINANISLKALPEHLRHSATTLKYQLKKEISRETLLCELLKETEFYYDLFGKGEFEAILSDWRRLASFLGSIVEITGGEETVRGLATDIDENGALVIRLEDQTVQRVTSGDMRIIRKEHPEFIDE
- the mce gene encoding methylmalonyl-CoA epimerase, whose amino-acid sequence is MIKGLDHIAIAVNKIEDALLVFERTFGLKLEKTKTVDQQKVKIAILRAGQTKIELLEPTDPESTVAKFLASRGEGIHHIALEVSDMENHLKALKDKGIDLIDDKPRLGAEARKIAFIHPKSTKNVLIELVEH